The Sulfurospirillum halorespirans DSM 13726 genome has a window encoding:
- a CDS encoding replication endonuclease yields MYGLDQHKRKVAKDKIRNVKFFLDNNFIKFGDTEVPYSNFFKNAFINPNRYIAEIQNRVWSIFNYATARNLVNVFCTITCPPDFHRLKKLNGGNIVRNRKYNPENTPKVASKFLSKMLAKILKDNFYSSIPREDRCYFRVTEPHHDGTPHLHISFFIPEDKVEKFVKLFTRHFPEPLGKIETKVDNPVSYLMKYVLKTLDDLRYGEDNISDLTLWYVYHGICRIYTSRTLISLDVYRVLGGRYSLNELTVMYKEKRLSVYVHPETNKVLQVFDEFGRIWVKKMPVIDFAMSKVQKPCIKQHKKPIKIEIFSKNGVLLNPIQKPIAHRKNYDLMQYYHSLNPDLSNFQHFVLVQNECIKRGLIQGDILPVNILGTDINPYLNQFAKFKDYLNANPKKVDDHFTALIALSEEKRIADNKNRRLPKHVDLLPDLETVIEHDRQSTIYDFGA; encoded by the coding sequence ATGTATGGACTAGACCAACACAAACGCAAAGTCGCAAAAGACAAAATCAGAAACGTGAAATTTTTTCTTGACAACAATTTCATCAAATTCGGAGATACGGAAGTTCCGTATTCTAATTTTTTCAAAAATGCTTTTATCAATCCAAACCGTTACATCGCTGAAATTCAAAATCGTGTCTGGTCGATTTTCAATTACGCAACGGCTCGTAATCTTGTCAATGTCTTTTGCACGATAACATGCCCTCCTGACTTCCATAGGCTTAAAAAGCTTAATGGTGGTAATATTGTTCGTAATCGCAAATACAACCCTGAAAACACCCCAAAGGTTGCTTCAAAATTCCTTTCTAAAATGCTCGCTAAGATTTTAAAAGACAATTTTTATTCAAGTATTCCTCGTGAAGATCGTTGTTACTTTCGTGTAACAGAACCGCACCACGATGGCACACCGCATTTGCATATCTCTTTCTTTATTCCCGAAGACAAAGTCGAAAAATTTGTAAAGCTCTTTACACGTCACTTTCCTGAACCGCTCGGTAAGATTGAGACAAAGGTCGACAATCCTGTCTCTTACTTGATGAAATACGTTCTTAAAACACTTGACGATTTGCGTTACGGTGAGGATAATATCAGCGACCTAACACTTTGGTATGTTTATCATGGCATTTGCAGAATTTACACCTCACGCACACTCATATCTCTTGACGTTTATCGTGTCCTAGGTGGTCGTTATTCTTTGAACGAATTAACAGTCATGTATAAAGAAAAACGCCTTAGCGTTTACGTTCACCCTGAAACAAATAAGGTCTTGCAAGTCTTTGATGAATTTGGTCGTATTTGGGTTAAAAAAATGCCTGTGATTGACTTTGCTATGTCAAAGGTTCAAAAGCCGTGTATTAAACAACACAAAAAACCTATTAAAATCGAAATATTCTCTAAAAATGGCGTTTTACTCAATCCTATTCAAAAACCAATAGCTCACCGTAAAAATTACGACCTAATGCAATATTATCACTCTCTTAATCCTGACCTTTCTAATTTCCAACATTTCGTTTTGGTGCAAAACGAATGTATTAAACGTGGACTTATTCAGGGTGATATTTTGCCTGTCAATATTCTCGGAACTGATATCAATCCATACCTAAATCAATTCGCTAAATTTAAAGATTATCTAAACGCTAATCCTAAAAAAGTCGACGACCATTTTACTGCTCTTATTGCTCTCTCCGAAGAAAAAAGAATAGCAGATAACAAAAATAGAAGACTTCCTAAACACGTTGATCTTTTACCTGATCTTGAAACGGTCATTGAACATGATCGTCAATCAACAATCTATGATTTTGGAGCATAA
- a CDS encoding zonular occludens toxin domain-containing protein — MAITYLTGIPRSGKTYYAMFLLYMAFIFVIPVTKLTKLLDKFFGKYSSKKLKKTYDIAYTNINQFDFSKSSKIKPFDYSAFYAHLVNLHTMYTAKKTDDELIYYAKANNLFNALFVIDECQNFFDKENLILTWWLTYHGHLHQDIIFITQNLDLIFTGYTKIAEFFYKAVPPSSRFFSNKFRYVQYNSYKCYQKDKIGDFHVPMVPEIFKMYVSGASNNAPSQVKKYLMYFIILFVLLVIVFKVFLSQFDTEKTETINQEKSEHNKSMSLQPENNVTDQGKKQTSKDAKKFQKQDVNDTKDELFEIRCIDMLCTYKGIDFPKPLLNKLTLKLEPEFIWFFNDGSYIQYFVMLPSDTFDFLQKIEKEKSIKENKNGAITSKEAKSSNPMPTAFATHK; from the coding sequence ATGGCAATAACATACTTAACTGGAATCCCTCGAAGTGGAAAAACCTATTACGCTATGTTCTTGCTTTATATGGCATTTATCTTTGTTATACCAGTTACAAAATTAACTAAGTTATTGGACAAATTCTTCGGTAAATATTCCTCTAAAAAACTTAAAAAAACGTATGATATAGCGTACACAAATATCAATCAATTTGACTTCTCAAAATCTTCTAAAATCAAGCCTTTTGACTATTCAGCCTTCTATGCTCATTTGGTCAATCTTCATACGATGTACACGGCTAAAAAGACCGATGATGAACTTATTTATTATGCTAAAGCAAACAATCTTTTTAATGCTCTTTTTGTTATTGATGAATGTCAAAACTTTTTCGATAAAGAAAATCTTATTCTTACATGGTGGTTGACGTATCATGGGCATTTACATCAAGACATCATTTTCATTACTCAAAATCTTGATCTTATTTTTACGGGCTATACGAAGATAGCAGAGTTCTTTTATAAAGCTGTGCCACCATCTTCTCGTTTCTTTTCAAATAAATTTCGATACGTTCAATATAACTCTTATAAGTGTTATCAAAAAGACAAAATTGGTGATTTTCATGTTCCAATGGTTCCTGAAATTTTCAAAATGTATGTCAGTGGTGCTAGCAATAATGCACCAAGTCAGGTCAAAAAATATCTGATGTATTTCATCATTCTTTTTGTGCTTCTTGTAATCGTTTTTAAAGTGTTTTTGTCTCAATTTGATACAGAAAAAACCGAAACGATCAATCAAGAAAAATCAGAGCATAATAAATCAATGTCTTTACAACCTGAAAATAATGTGACTGATCAAGGTAAAAAACAAACTTCAAAAGATGCAAAAAAATTTCAAAAACAAGATGTCAATGATACTAAAGATGAACTTTTTGAAATTCGATGTATTGACATGCTCTGCACATATAAAGGCATTGACTTTCCAAAGCCTCTTTTAAACAAACTCACTTTAAAGCTTGAGCCTGAATTCATTTGGTTTTTTAATGATGGCTCATACATTCAATACTTTGTCATGCTCCCTTCGGATACGTTTGATTTTCTCCAAAAAATTGAAAAAGAAAAATCTATTAAGGAAAATAAAAATGGTGCAATTACTTCAAAAGAGGCTAAATCCTCTAACCCTATGCCTACTGCTTTTGCTACTCATAAGTAG
- a CDS encoding furin-like repeat-containing protein, translated as MKKILLALMMISSFLFSGPHVTATYEGNDIYKSEGVCRKIGVWHDWSAGTTGYSAYNFEGGYIVIADFAKNQVHYYLYTYATCPVPAPTCTADQDLVAGVCVPKCPTGSHVDSDLNLCMGDYNQTKTTFDNDNFIVYFSDGAEMYCDVSTEKCITHDKDFNVIPNRFLNPNLNPDGTVKDNGLIPDSLPVSSWLSTAYDAYGKPITNAVGQFFQALGWVIAYESTGDGSFVVSPTGLNSLNPFAVLGSGLFTLGSAMVTPDDVVIATPTNTDNGVTVNVSSNSGVSFDQLSTVASSTPESGTPVFSKNGIYTQRQITEANLKTVWDNAAGVGKMPANALILGSDIIFPTNSPSTALINSPTQVEIVKTSPDNTAQSIVVNKADLANTASSGTDLPYTVKDYKAPVINNDGTVTQATTSTPSSTSPSNGNTTSTNPTTGQTTTTPSSTLSGTATTSDGKSIDLSGVTGRLDSLGKQLEKLNGTAQSGNELLGSINNKSASMANSLNSIQSSATNMNALMSQTSDGLTEQTWTNDIPTDYSVFNTWQTTWNNLKSSVDTVTSKGDELKELVNGDSLTLDLPKGSLEQCPYNGSIDLVFAVIPLSFDFCTVLSPLRPVFYTMFYLFFVFGILFSSLKILMRMA; from the coding sequence ATGAAAAAAATACTTTTAGCTTTAATGATGATTTCTTCGTTTTTATTTTCGGGTCCACATGTTACGGCGACTTATGAGGGTAATGACATTTATAAATCTGAGGGTGTTTGTCGTAAAATAGGCGTTTGGCATGATTGGAGTGCTGGTACTACTGGCTATTCTGCTTACAATTTTGAGGGTGGCTATATTGTTATTGCAGATTTTGCAAAAAATCAAGTTCATTATTATTTATATACATATGCTACTTGTCCCGTTCCTGCTCCTACATGTACAGCTGATCAAGATTTAGTTGCAGGTGTATGCGTTCCAAAATGTCCTACTGGTTCGCATGTTGATTCTGATTTAAATTTATGCATGGGTGATTATAATCAAACAAAAACTACTTTTGATAATGATAATTTTATAGTTTATTTTTCTGATGGTGCTGAAATGTATTGTGATGTTTCTACTGAAAAATGTATTACTCATGATAAAGATTTTAATGTTATTCCAAATCGTTTTTTAAATCCTAATTTAAATCCTGATGGTACTGTAAAAGATAATGGTCTTATTCCTGATTCACTTCCTGTATCTTCTTGGTTAAGTACTGCTTATGATGCTTATGGAAAACCTATAACAAATGCTGTAGGACAATTTTTTCAAGCTCTTGGTTGGGTAATTGCTTATGAGTCGACGGGTGACGGTTCATTTGTTGTTTCTCCAACTGGTTTAAATTCTCTTAATCCTTTTGCTGTTCTTGGTTCTGGTCTTTTTACTTTGGGCTCTGCTATGGTAACTCCTGATGATGTTGTAATTGCTACACCTACAAATACTGATAATGGTGTTACTGTTAATGTTTCTAGTAATTCAGGTGTCTCTTTTGATCAACTTTCAACCGTTGCGTCTTCAACGCCTGAAAGTGGTACACCTGTTTTTTCTAAAAATGGAATATATACTCAAAGACAAATTACGGAAGCAAATTTAAAAACTGTTTGGGATAATGCCGCAGGTGTTGGTAAAATGCCTGCTAATGCTTTAATTTTGGGTAGTGATATTATTTTTCCTACAAATAGTCCAAGTACTGCGCTTATTAATTCACCTACACAAGTCGAAATTGTAAAAACAAGTCCTGATAATACAGCGCAATCAATCGTAGTTAATAAAGCAGATTTGGCAAATACTGCAAGTAGTGGTACTGATCTTCCTTATACGGTCAAAGATTATAAAGCTCCTGTAATTAATAATGATGGAACGGTTACACAAGCAACAACTTCAACGCCTTCATCCACATCGCCTTCGAATGGCAATACAACAAGTACAAACCCTACAACGGGTCAAACAACAACTACACCTTCTTCTACACTTAGTGGAACTGCTACAACCAGTGATGGCAAAAGTATTGATTTAAGCGGTGTTACTGGTCGTTTAGATAGCCTTGGAAAACAACTTGAAAAACTTAATGGTACTGCTCAATCAGGAAATGAGTTATTGGGTTCAATTAATAATAAATCGGCTTCAATGGCTAATTCTTTAAATTCGATTCAATCTAGTGCTACAAATATGAATGCTTTAATGTCTCAAACTTCCGATGGACTTACTGAGCAAACTTGGACTAATGATATTCCTACGGATTATTCTGTCTTCAATACTTGGCAAACAACATGGAATAATTTAAAATCTTCCGTTGATACGGTTACTTCAAAAGGTGATGAATTAAAAGAGCTCGTTAATGGTGATTCTTTAACTCTTGATCTCCCAAAAGGTTCTCTTGAACAGTGTCCTTACAATGGTTCTATTGATCTTGTTTTTGCAGTTATTCCTCTTAGTTTTGATTTTTGTACGGTTTTATCTCCGTTAAGACCAGTTTTTTACACAATGTTTTACCTCTTTTTTGTCTTTGGAATCCTTTTTTCTTCTTTAAAAATTCTTATGAGGATGGCATAG
- a CDS encoding sensor histidine kinase, producing MIIHSYHKGYKWSDDISKVIEKNFLDKENIFVSSVYMDTKRVDSPEYLNTFYHYYQERFKHYTFDVVIAVDNSALAFVKEHYEELFSKKTPIVFVGINNFEPSLIEGIKNISGVVENVDIEKNIDLMISLQPNLDKILIINEKTITGDAVRKEIDAVSPKYESRIEIEHIDSMDMDEIASKTAGLSKNSAILWVLLFKDKTGRFFTYKDNLQQIRKITNTPIYGLWDFYLDYGIVGGFLTSATAQAEAACKIVEQILAGKDPSHVPIVQKSPNRYLFDYNELINHQIDPSPVLKNYEVINKPFSFYEEYKHYIWLFTAIFSAIVMIILFLMQNVRIRKQSEMALKNQLEFIKVLLDTIPNPIYFTNVEGKYIGSNMAFAKLYDQSKEEIIGKSVFDFFPKEWASERRKSDVELLAKKGSDTLELMLHIPKKRACLFTLSKAVYSNIDGSVGGIVCIMDDMTERVQQQQFLIQQSKLTEMGEMIAGVAHQWNEPLVELSAIMQDMEFCFNNGEMDRVKMKEFVRDAIIQIQYMSQTLKDFRNFLKPSTKKTLFCAKKALNEVLEIIGRQIFYAHIDLSVIYLKEDDSFPVYGFENEFKQVLINVINNAKIKLVKAHKGGKISIEVDREMFYTKIVISDDGGFIPEKIIGFIFDPYFTTNKNGTGLGLYMAKMIIEDKMGGSIRVQNRDVSTVEFTILVPNANKGNE from the coding sequence TTGATCATCCATTCGTATCATAAAGGCTACAAATGGAGCGATGATATTTCCAAAGTCATTGAAAAAAACTTTTTAGATAAAGAAAATATTTTTGTATCTTCTGTGTATATGGACACAAAACGTGTCGATAGCCCTGAGTATTTAAATACTTTTTACCACTACTACCAAGAGCGTTTTAAACACTACACGTTTGATGTTGTTATCGCCGTGGATAATAGCGCATTAGCCTTTGTTAAAGAACATTATGAAGAGCTTTTTTCAAAAAAAACGCCCATTGTTTTTGTAGGTATTAATAATTTTGAACCCTCTTTAATTGAAGGGATCAAAAACATTAGTGGCGTGGTTGAAAATGTGGATATTGAAAAAAATATTGATTTGATGATTAGTTTGCAACCCAATCTTGATAAAATCTTGATTATAAATGAGAAAACAATCACAGGCGATGCCGTTCGCAAAGAGATTGATGCTGTGAGTCCCAAGTATGAAAGTCGCATCGAAATTGAGCATATTGATAGTATGGATATGGACGAGATCGCATCAAAAACAGCGGGGCTTAGCAAAAACAGTGCTATTTTGTGGGTTCTCCTCTTTAAGGATAAAACAGGACGCTTTTTTACCTATAAAGATAATTTACAACAGATTCGCAAAATTACCAATACCCCTATCTATGGGCTTTGGGATTTTTATTTAGATTATGGCATTGTGGGTGGATTTCTAACCAGTGCGACGGCGCAAGCAGAAGCTGCCTGTAAAATTGTCGAGCAAATTTTAGCAGGGAAAGATCCAAGCCATGTTCCCATTGTACAAAAGAGTCCCAACCGTTATCTTTTTGATTATAATGAGCTCATTAACCATCAAATAGATCCATCCCCTGTTTTAAAAAATTATGAAGTGATCAATAAGCCTTTCTCCTTTTACGAAGAGTATAAGCACTATATTTGGCTTTTTACTGCTATTTTTAGCGCTATCGTTATGATTATTCTCTTTTTGATGCAAAATGTGCGTATTCGAAAACAGAGTGAAATGGCGCTTAAAAACCAACTGGAGTTTATTAAAGTTCTGTTGGATACCATCCCAAATCCTATCTATTTTACCAATGTTGAGGGGAAGTATATTGGGAGTAATATGGCGTTTGCAAAGCTTTATGACCAGAGTAAAGAGGAGATTATTGGAAAATCAGTTTTCGATTTTTTTCCAAAAGAGTGGGCATCTGAAAGGCGAAAAAGCGATGTTGAACTCTTAGCCAAGAAAGGTTCTGATACGCTTGAATTAATGCTTCACATCCCCAAAAAAAGGGCGTGTCTTTTTACGCTGAGTAAAGCAGTGTACAGCAATATTGATGGGAGTGTGGGCGGTATTGTTTGTATTATGGATGATATGACAGAGCGGGTACAACAACAACAATTTTTAATTCAACAATCGAAACTGACTGAGATGGGCGAGATGATCGCGGGCGTTGCGCATCAGTGGAATGAGCCTTTGGTGGAGCTTTCTGCTATTATGCAAGATATGGAGTTTTGTTTTAATAATGGCGAGATGGATCGGGTGAAAATGAAAGAGTTTGTACGCGACGCCATCATTCAGATACAATACATGTCACAAACGCTTAAAGACTTCCGTAATTTCCTTAAACCTTCAACCAAGAAGACACTCTTTTGTGCTAAAAAAGCGCTGAACGAAGTGTTGGAAATCATTGGAAGACAGATTTTTTATGCGCATATTGATCTTAGTGTCATCTATCTTAAAGAGGACGACTCTTTTCCTGTATATGGTTTTGAGAATGAGTTTAAACAAGTACTCATTAATGTCATTAATAATGCTAAAATTAAACTGGTTAAAGCGCACAAAGGTGGGAAAATTAGCATTGAAGTTGATCGTGAGATGTTTTATACCAAAATTGTCATTAGCGACGATGGAGGGTTTATCCCCGAAAAAATTATTGGGTTTATTTTTGATCCTTATTTTACGACGAACAAAAATGGAACGGGTTTGGGACTTTATATGGCGAAGATGATTATTGAAGATAAGATGGGTGGGAGTATTCGCGTTCAAAACAGAGATGTCAGTACGGTCGAATTTACTATTTTAGTTCCTAATGCAAACAAAGGCAACGAATGA
- a CDS encoding response regulator transcription factor, producing MKILLLEDNARFNATIVKRLEAKGYHIDSFMDGQEAYDALDNGYACFLLDINVPSLDGIEILKKIRDFYPETPVIIMSSSVELEVIKDAYNFGCNDFLKKPFFIDELEIKIEKLCNIRHDIVDLGHECCFDFKTSLLRIGQEHEEHLSRKEKLLLNVLISEKGKVVTFDKIQAMVWEGNFASLDSIRSLMRRLRKKIPFECIETVVDVGYILRY from the coding sequence ATGAAAATTTTACTTTTAGAAGACAATGCACGCTTTAATGCCACCATTGTCAAGCGGTTGGAAGCGAAAGGGTATCATATTGATTCGTTTATGGATGGGCAAGAAGCGTATGATGCTTTGGATAATGGCTATGCCTGTTTTCTCTTAGACATCAACGTCCCCAGTCTTGATGGAATTGAAATATTGAAAAAAATACGCGATTTTTACCCAGAGACGCCGGTGATTATCATGAGTTCTAGTGTGGAACTGGAGGTGATCAAAGATGCTTATAATTTTGGATGCAATGACTTTTTGAAAAAGCCTTTTTTCATTGATGAGCTTGAAATTAAAATTGAAAAACTCTGCAATATTCGCCATGATATTGTTGATTTAGGGCATGAGTGTTGTTTTGATTTTAAAACAAGCTTGCTTCGTATAGGGCAGGAACACGAAGAACACCTTTCGCGCAAAGAAAAACTTCTTTTAAATGTACTCATTAGCGAAAAAGGCAAAGTCGTTACGTTTGACAAAATTCAAGCGATGGTCTGGGAAGGCAATTTCGCAAGTTTGGATTCGATTCGCTCTTTGATGCGACGGCTGCGTAAAAAAATTCCGTTTGAGTGCATCGAAACGGTAGTTGATGTGGGGTATATTCTGCGTTATTAA
- a CDS encoding TRAP transporter small permease subunit, with protein MLLTIEKWFDKISHVIGHLCSGLMLVMMLNIFYDVFMRYLFKSGSIALQEMEWHLFSVIILLGTSYALMEDSHVRVDVLYAKFSDKKKALVNIFGAIVFMMPIALLVALSSVGFVMEAFTSNEISSDPGGLTHRWILKALIPFSFWLLIFMTLGFIIKNINIYRGVTKAYFRKQEEL; from the coding sequence ATGCTCTTAACGATTGAAAAATGGTTTGATAAAATCAGCCACGTGATTGGGCATCTTTGCTCAGGGTTGATGCTTGTGATGATGTTAAATATCTTTTACGATGTGTTTATGCGGTATCTTTTTAAAAGTGGCTCCATCGCACTTCAAGAGATGGAGTGGCATCTTTTCTCTGTCATTATTCTCCTTGGGACTTCGTATGCACTTATGGAAGATTCACATGTGCGCGTGGATGTTTTGTACGCAAAATTCAGCGACAAGAAAAAAGCGTTGGTCAATATCTTTGGCGCGATTGTTTTTATGATGCCTATTGCCCTTTTAGTTGCGCTAAGCTCTGTGGGGTTTGTGATGGAAGCGTTTACCTCTAACGAAATTAGCAGCGATCCAGGAGGTCTGACGCACCGCTGGATTTTAAAAGCGTTGATCCCGTTTTCCTTTTGGTTATTGATTTTTATGACGCTTGGATTTATTATTAAAAATATCAACATTTACCGAGGTGTCACAAAAGCATATTTTAGAAAGCAGGAAGAGTTATGA
- a CDS encoding TRAP transporter large permease — MIGIVMFVVGMLMLLIGFPVAFTFGAVSVFFGLASGVIASLGDGGTLMEGLDAGARMFAFMPHRIWSIMNNTILISVPMFILMGIILQKSRLAERLLEAMGFLFGEIRGGLAISTVLVGALLAASTGVVGASVVAMGVISLPVMLKYNYSKSLACGTICASGTLGQIIPPSVVLIILGDVFQLPVGDLFEGAFWPGLTLVAVYILYIAIVSFFNKEMAPSIPKSELMHSKSKQVVNAFKAILPPLILIILVLGSIFEGIATPTESSAVGCIGAMILAWIYKSFSFKMIHEASMETVRTTAMVFAILIGATAFSMVFSYTGGDEIIAEVMRSLPGDKWGFIVVSMLAIMALGFFIDFVEISYIIIPILAPIAEAIGLSPVWYALLIALNLQTSFLTPPFGFSLFYLRGVAPSSVTTMDIYKGVVPFILLQVLVMVIFTLFPEMYGVSMMLK; from the coding sequence ATGATCGGTATTGTAATGTTTGTCGTAGGCATGCTGATGCTTCTTATAGGCTTCCCTGTTGCGTTTACTTTTGGTGCGGTGTCGGTCTTTTTTGGTTTGGCTTCGGGCGTTATAGCCTCTTTGGGTGATGGTGGTACGTTGATGGAAGGGCTTGATGCGGGTGCGCGTATGTTTGCTTTTATGCCCCATCGTATTTGGAGCATTATGAACAACACGATTCTTATCTCCGTTCCAATGTTTATTCTGATGGGCATTATTTTACAAAAATCACGTTTAGCGGAGCGTCTTTTAGAAGCGATGGGCTTTTTGTTTGGCGAAATTCGTGGAGGCCTTGCCATCAGCACGGTTTTAGTAGGCGCCCTTCTTGCCGCATCGACCGGTGTTGTTGGAGCAAGCGTTGTGGCAATGGGCGTTATCTCCTTGCCCGTCATGCTCAAATACAACTATTCCAAATCCCTCGCATGTGGAACCATCTGCGCTTCAGGAACACTGGGGCAGATTATCCCACCATCCGTTGTTTTGATTATTTTAGGCGACGTCTTTCAACTTCCCGTGGGTGATCTTTTTGAGGGCGCTTTTTGGCCAGGATTGACACTAGTGGCTGTTTATATTCTCTATATCGCTATCGTCTCTTTTTTCAACAAAGAGATGGCTCCTTCTATCCCTAAAAGTGAGTTGATGCACAGCAAATCCAAACAAGTGGTGAATGCGTTTAAAGCAATTTTGCCACCACTCATTTTAATTATTTTGGTTTTGGGTTCTATTTTTGAAGGCATCGCAACGCCTACGGAGTCTTCTGCTGTTGGGTGTATTGGTGCGATGATTTTGGCGTGGATATACAAATCGTTTTCGTTTAAAATGATCCATGAAGCATCGATGGAGACCGTGCGTACAACGGCAATGGTTTTTGCCATTTTAATTGGCGCGACCGCTTTCTCCATGGTTTTTAGCTACACAGGTGGCGACGAAATTATCGCAGAGGTTATGCGTTCTTTGCCAGGCGATAAATGGGGCTTTATTGTTGTCTCGATGCTCGCAATTATGGCACTGGGCTTTTTTATCGATTTTGTGGAGATCTCTTATATTATCATTCCTATTTTAGCGCCGATTGCAGAAGCGATCGGGCTGAGCCCTGTTTGGTATGCGCTTTTAATCGCACTTAACTTGCAAACATCGTTTCTAACGCCACCGTTTGGCTTTAGCCTCTTTTATCTCAGAGGCGTTGCACCTTCGTCTGTTACAACGATGGACATCTACAAAGGAGTGGTACCATTTATTCTTTTGCAGGTTTTAGTGATGGTTATTTTTACACTTTTCCCAGAGATGTATGGCGTCTCCATGATGCTCAAATAG